Proteins found in one Fusobacterium sp. DD2 genomic segment:
- a CDS encoding amino acid ABC transporter permease: MEYLHVLKEIFIDGDRYKYILQGLGFSIGTTALAAIIGIMLGILIALMELSNFYPFKHNKKWKNFNPLSKIAYGYVDLIRGTPAVVQLMIMANLIFVGALRDTPILVIAALSFGINSGAYVAEIIRAGIEGLDKGQMEAARALGMNYKQSMKEVIIPQAIKKILPALVSEFITLLKETSIVGFIGGVDLLRSANIITSQTYRGVEPLLAVGLIYLIMTSLFTKFMRKVEKGLKVSD, translated from the coding sequence ATGGAATATTTACACGTTTTAAAGGAGATATTTATTGATGGTGACAGATATAAATATATTCTTCAAGGATTAGGATTTTCAATAGGAACAACAGCATTAGCAGCAATTATAGGGATTATGCTAGGAATATTAATAGCATTGATGGAATTATCAAATTTTTATCCATTTAAACATAATAAGAAATGGAAAAATTTCAATCCACTATCTAAAATAGCTTATGGGTATGTAGATTTAATAAGAGGTACACCAGCAGTTGTACAACTTATGATAATGGCAAACCTTATATTTGTTGGAGCTTTAAGAGATACACCAATACTTGTTATAGCAGCTCTATCATTTGGTATTAACTCTGGTGCATATGTTGCAGAAATAATAAGAGCAGGTATTGAAGGACTTGATAAAGGTCAAATGGAAGCAGCAAGAGCTTTAGGAATGAACTACAAACAATCTATGAAAGAGGTAATTATTCCTCAGGCAATTAAAAAGATACTTCCAGCTCTAGTTAGTGAATTTATAACTCTTTTAAAAGAAACATCAATTGTTGGATTTATAGGTGGTGTGGATTTACTAAGATCTGCCAATATAATTACAAGCCAAACTTATAGAGGAGTTGAACCTCTACTTGCAGTTGGTCTTATATACCTTATAATGACAAGCTTATTTACTAAATTTATGAGAAAAGTTGAAAAGGGGTTGAAAGTAAGTGATTAA
- a CDS encoding tyrosine-type recombinase/integrase — protein sequence MDIIKKEETRLDLPRRKKRRKENKKSIFEMYRSPKTLKDYFFYLNDFLLYIYDSDKPIQNEEVIDLMTDITEEDVEDYLSHLLYERNLKKTSVNKIISALKSLYKELEKHGVQNPFKFVKLFKTSRNIDNILKVSFEDIKEIFENYKVYNEKDYRNVIILYTLFYTGMRSQELITLKYSNILSRDNNYFIKLEKTKSGREQYKPLHEILVEKIGEYKNYVMGMYNYSPEEMEDMFVFPSSYEKNSQLSYKALYKIIQDMGKVINKEISPHNIRHAIATELSANGADILEIRDFLGHADTRVTEVYINAKSLLDNSVVDKIPKYLHNKDN from the coding sequence ATGGATATTATAAAAAAAGAAGAGACACGATTAGATTTACCCAGAAGAAAGAAAAGGAGAAAAGAGAATAAGAAAAGTATTTTTGAAATGTATCGTTCTCCTAAAACATTAAAAGACTACTTCTTTTATTTAAATGATTTTCTTCTATATATATACGACAGTGACAAACCTATACAGAATGAAGAGGTTATAGATCTTATGACAGATATAACTGAAGAGGATGTAGAAGATTATCTATCCCATCTGTTATATGAGAGAAATCTCAAAAAGACATCTGTAAACAAGATTATCTCAGCGTTAAAGTCACTATATAAAGAATTAGAAAAACATGGAGTTCAAAACCCTTTTAAGTTTGTAAAATTATTTAAGACTTCAAGAAATATAGATAATATCCTTAAAGTCTCGTTTGAGGATATAAAAGAGATATTTGAAAATTATAAAGTCTATAACGAAAAAGATTATAGAAATGTTATTATACTTTATACTCTTTTCTATACTGGAATGAGAAGCCAGGAGCTTATAACACTGAAGTATTCCAATATATTGTCAAGAGATAACAATTACTTTATAAAGCTTGAAAAGACTAAAAGTGGAAGAGAACAGTATAAACCACTCCATGAAATATTAGTTGAAAAAATCGGTGAGTATAAAAACTATGTTATGGGGATGTATAATTACTCTCCAGAAGAGATGGAAGATATGTTTGTATTCCCAAGCTCTTACGAAAAAAATTCTCAGTTGTCTTATAAGGCACTTTATAAAATTATTCAGGATATGGGTAAAGTAATTAACAAGGAAATCAGCCCTCACAACATCCGTCATGCTATTGCAACTGAATTATCTGCAAATGGAGCAGATATTTTGGAAATAAGGGACTTTTTAGGTCATGCCGATACCAGGGTAACAGAGGTTTACATCAACGCCAAATCATTACTGGATAATTCGGTAGTTGATAAGATACCTAAGTATTTACACAATAAGGACAATTAA
- a CDS encoding basic amino acid ABC transporter substrate-binding protein — protein MKKFLKSALIGILALTISVSAFAKKKVYVGTNAEFPPFEYLENGKPTGFDIDLVDEMGKLMDVDIKIVDMAFDGLLPALQMKKVDLVIAGMTATPEREKTVSFTQPYYTASQVIIVREGDDSVKSFDDLKGKKVGVMLGFTGDIVVSKIDGAKPERYNAAYAGIMALKAKKIDAVVLDSEPAKNFVKQNAGLQIADANSAQEEYAIAIRKNDKKLMEQVEKALAEIKENGTYDKLLKKYFN, from the coding sequence ATGAAAAAATTTTTAAAATCAGCTTTAATTGGAATTTTAGCTTTAACTATTTCTGTAAGTGCATTTGCAAAGAAAAAGGTATATGTTGGAACTAACGCAGAGTTTCCTCCATTTGAATATCTTGAAAATGGTAAACCTACTGGATTTGATATTGATCTTGTAGATGAAATGGGTAAATTGATGGATGTTGATATTAAAATAGTTGATATGGCTTTTGATGGATTATTACCAGCTTTACAAATGAAGAAAGTTGATCTTGTTATTGCAGGAATGACTGCTACTCCAGAAAGAGAAAAAACTGTTTCATTTACTCAACCTTACTATACTGCAAGCCAAGTTATAATCGTTAGAGAGGGAGATGACTCAGTAAAATCTTTCGATGACTTAAAAGGAAAGAAAGTTGGAGTTATGTTAGGATTTACTGGTGATATAGTTGTTAGTAAGATAGATGGTGCAAAACCTGAAAGATATAATGCAGCTTATGCTGGAATAATGGCTTTAAAAGCTAAGAAAATCGATGCAGTTGTATTAGACTCTGAACCAGCTAAGAACTTTGTTAAACAAAATGCTGGCCTTCAAATAGCTGATGCAAATAGTGCTCAGGAAGAATATGCAATAGCTATAAGAAAGAATGATAAAAAACTTATGGAACAAGTTGAAAAAGCCTTGGCAGAAATCAAAGAAAATGGAACATATGATAAACTATTAAAAAAATACTTTAATTAA
- a CDS encoding pseudouridine synthase: MRLDKFLVECGIGSRKEVKKLISDKQITVNGNVIVSPKENIDEINDEIKYAGEKLEYKEFRYYILNKKAGYITAVDDPRDRTVMELLPDWVIRKDLAPVGRLDKDTEGLLLLTNDGQLNHKLLSPKSHVEKKYYAELEKEISEEDIKKLEAGVDIGGYITMPAKAEKIDEKKIFLTIKEGKFHQVKKMLEAVGNKVIYLKRVSFGKLELKSLMLGEVKEIKIYDIV; this comes from the coding sequence ATGAGATTAGATAAATTTTTAGTAGAATGTGGAATTGGAAGCAGAAAAGAGGTTAAAAAACTAATTTCTGATAAACAGATTACAGTTAATGGAAATGTTATAGTTTCACCAAAAGAAAATATAGATGAGATAAATGATGAGATTAAATATGCAGGAGAAAAGTTGGAATATAAAGAATTCAGATATTATATTCTAAATAAAAAAGCTGGATATATCACTGCAGTAGATGATCCAAGGGATAGAACAGTAATGGAGCTTCTACCTGACTGGGTAATAAGAAAAGATTTAGCTCCTGTTGGAAGACTGGATAAAGATACAGAAGGATTACTTCTTTTAACAAATGATGGGCAGCTGAACCACAAACTTTTATCTCCTAAGAGTCACGTTGAGAAAAAATACTATGCTGAGCTTGAAAAAGAGATATCAGAAGAGGATATAAAAAAACTTGAAGCTGGAGTTGATATAGGTGGTTATATTACTATGCCAGCAAAGGCAGAAAAAATTGATGAGAAAAAAATATTTCTTACAATTAAGGAAGGAAAATTCCATCAGGTGAAAAAAATGCTTGAAGCAGTAGGTAATAAAGTAATTTATTTAAAAAGAGTAAGTTTTGGGAAATTAGAGCTAAAATCACTCATGTTAGGAGAGGTAAAAGAAATTAAAATCTATGATATAGTATAG
- a CDS encoding TIGR01212 family radical SAM protein (This family includes YhcC from E. coli K-12, an uncharacterized radical SAM protein.), producing the protein MNRYHSLNDYFKETFGEKIYKVSLDGGFTCPNRDGTLSTKGCIFCSERGSGDFAGSRRLSITEQIDEQLKLIEKKFPSGKVIAYFQNFTNTYGDINYMKEIYNEALSHPRVMGLAIATRPDCINDEVIEMLDDFNKKCFLWVELGLQTINEEVAEIINRHYPLETYDKATEKLREKNIKFVTHIIIGLPGEKEDDPLNTAKYAEKRGTWGIKIHLLHVLKGTKLEALYNIDEIKLQKKSEYVKKVVKILRNMSYNMVIHRLTGDGSKKDLVGPMWSANKRDVLNTINKYLKDNNIVQGDEVGE; encoded by the coding sequence ATGAATAGATATCATAGCTTAAACGACTATTTTAAAGAGACATTTGGAGAAAAGATATATAAAGTATCATTGGATGGAGGATTTACATGTCCAAATAGAGATGGGACGTTGAGTACAAAGGGGTGCATTTTCTGCAGTGAAAGAGGAAGTGGAGATTTTGCAGGTAGTAGAAGACTGAGCATTACAGAGCAGATAGATGAGCAATTAAAGCTTATTGAAAAGAAATTTCCATCTGGAAAGGTAATTGCATATTTTCAAAATTTTACAAATACATATGGTGATATTAACTATATGAAAGAGATATATAACGAAGCACTATCACATCCACGTGTTATGGGACTTGCAATAGCTACAAGACCTGATTGTATAAATGATGAAGTAATAGAGATGCTGGATGATTTTAATAAAAAGTGTTTTCTGTGGGTAGAGCTGGGATTACAGACTATAAATGAAGAGGTTGCTGAAATTATTAATAGGCACTATCCATTAGAAACTTATGATAAAGCTACTGAAAAACTAAGAGAAAAAAATATAAAATTTGTTACTCACATTATAATAGGATTGCCAGGAGAAAAGGAGGATGATCCATTAAATACAGCAAAATATGCAGAAAAAAGAGGAACTTGGGGAATAAAAATTCATTTATTGCATGTGCTTAAAGGTACGAAACTTGAGGCTTTATATAACATTGATGAAATAAAATTACAAAAAAAATCAGAATATGTGAAAAAAGTAGTTAAAATATTGAGAAATATGTCGTATAATATGGTTATACATAGACTGACAGGAGATGGAAGTAAAAAAGATCTGGTTGGCCCAATGTGGAGTGCAAATAAAAGAGATGTTTTAAATACAATAAACAAGTATTTAAAAGATAATAATATTGTTCAAGGTGATGAAGTGGGGGAATAA
- the nagB gene encoding glucosamine-6-phosphate deaminase, which translates to MRVIITDKSVGDWAAVYVARKINEFKPTEDRPFVLGLPTGGTPLAMYRRLIQMNKDGIVSFKNVVTFNMDEYVGLTPDNDQSYHYYMHKNFFDHIDIKKENINILDGTAKDYKAECERYEEKIKSYGGIHLFLGGIGPDGHIAFNEPGSSLSSRTRDKDLTMDTIIANSRFFGGDINKVPKLALTVGVGTILDAKEVLIMVTGANKARALHYGIEEGVNHMWTISALQLHRNGIIVSDEAACSELKVGTYRYFKDIEKNNLDSDRLLKEIYDSNK; encoded by the coding sequence ATGAGAGTAATAATTACAGATAAAAGTGTAGGGGATTGGGCTGCAGTATATGTAGCAAGAAAGATTAACGAATTTAAACCAACTGAGGATAGACCATTTGTACTAGGACTTCCAACTGGAGGAACACCACTTGCAATGTATAGAAGATTAATTCAAATGAATAAAGATGGAATTGTTTCTTTCAAAAACGTTGTAACATTTAACATGGATGAATATGTAGGATTAACTCCAGACAATGACCAAAGCTACCACTACTATATGCATAAAAACTTCTTCGACCATATAGATATTAAAAAAGAAAATATAAATATCTTAGATGGTACAGCAAAAGATTATAAAGCTGAATGTGAAAGATATGAAGAAAAAATAAAATCTTATGGTGGAATACATCTATTCTTAGGAGGAATTGGACCAGACGGACACATAGCATTTAACGAACCTGGATCTTCATTATCTTCTAGAACTAGAGATAAAGACTTAACTATGGATACAATAATAGCTAACTCAAGATTCTTTGGTGGAGATATTAACAAAGTACCTAAATTAGCTCTAACAGTAGGAGTAGGAACTATTCTTGATGCTAAAGAAGTATTAATAATGGTAACAGGAGCTAACAAAGCAAGAGCATTACACTATGGAATTGAAGAAGGAGTAAATCACATGTGGACAATATCAGCTCTTCAACTACATAGAAACGGAATAATTGTATCTGACGAAGCAGCTTGTTCTGAATTAAAAGTTGGAACTTACAGATACTTTAAAGATATTGAAAAAAATAACCTAGATAGCGATAGATTATTAAAAGAAATCTACGATTCTAACAAATAA
- a CDS encoding MurR/RpiR family transcriptional regulator, whose product MGVIIKINTMKSQLTSIEKRIAEYILKDPESIKNLNTYQVAKNCKASQASIVRFAKKLGFKGYPDFKLSLSQDIGNRKAESHINIIHEEIKSEDTFEVVGKKIAHENILAINNTCEITDFKQLENAVKAIANADKIMIAGVGFSGIVAKDLYYKLLELGKHAIMETDTHMQLSCLSSMGKKDVLFVISHSGKTVEMYDITKVAKDRGVKIISMTSIVPNPISDLANIKLGTVEMKSNFRSTALSPRISQLTVIDMIYIKLMLENKKMQDYIFNAIDLVQGFKLK is encoded by the coding sequence ATGGGAGTAATTATCAAGATTAACACGATGAAGAGTCAACTGACATCGATTGAAAAGAGAATTGCTGAATACATTCTAAAAGATCCTGAAAGTATAAAAAATCTTAATACATATCAGGTGGCAAAAAATTGCAAAGCTAGTCAGGCTTCTATTGTGAGATTTGCAAAAAAGCTTGGATTTAAAGGATATCCTGATTTTAAGCTATCTTTAAGCCAGGATATTGGGAATAGAAAAGCAGAGTCTCATATCAATATTATTCATGAAGAGATAAAAAGTGAGGATACTTTTGAAGTAGTTGGAAAAAAGATTGCTCATGAAAATATCTTAGCAATAAATAACACTTGTGAAATTACTGACTTTAAACAGCTTGAAAATGCTGTAAAAGCCATTGCAAATGCTGATAAGATAATGATTGCAGGTGTGGGATTTTCAGGAATAGTAGCGAAAGATTTATATTATAAATTATTGGAACTTGGTAAACATGCAATTATGGAAACAGATACTCATATGCAACTAAGCTGTTTAAGCAGTATGGGAAAGAAAGATGTGCTATTTGTAATATCTCATAGTGGAAAAACTGTTGAGATGTATGATATTACAAAAGTAGCAAAAGATAGAGGAGTAAAGATAATCTCAATGACAAGTATTGTCCCTAATCCTATAAGTGATTTGGCAAATATAAAACTTGGCACTGTAGAGATGAAAAGTAACTTTAGATCTACTGCTTTATCACCAAGAATATCACAGCTTACAGTTATAGATATGATTTATATAAAATTGATGTTAGAGAATAAAAAGATGCAGGATTATATATTTAATGCCATAGACCTTGTTCAAGGATTTAAATTAAAATAA
- a CDS encoding amino acid ABC transporter ATP-binding protein, whose translation MIKIEKLYKNFEDLHVLKGISTEVKKGDIIAIIGPSGSGKSTFLRCINRLEEPTSGHIYIDEKDILSDDVDINKIRQKVGMVFQHFNLFPHKSVLENLVMAPMKLKNITREAAEKKAYYLLEKVGLKEKANAYPNQLSGGQKQRIAIARALAMEPEVMLFDEPTSALDPEMIKEVLDVMRDLAKEGMTMLIVTHELGFARNVANRVFFMDKGIILEDSTPDELFTNPKNERTKEFLNKVLNK comes from the coding sequence GTGATTAAGATTGAAAAACTATATAAAAACTTTGAAGATTTACATGTATTAAAAGGGATATCAACAGAGGTAAAAAAAGGTGATATTATAGCTATAATAGGACCATCAGGAAGTGGTAAATCTACATTTCTAAGATGTATAAATAGACTTGAAGAACCAACAAGTGGACATATATACATAGATGAAAAGGATATTTTATCAGATGATGTAGATATCAATAAAATCCGTCAGAAAGTAGGAATGGTGTTTCAACACTTTAACCTTTTCCCACATAAAAGCGTTTTAGAAAATCTTGTAATGGCTCCAATGAAATTAAAAAATATAACTCGTGAAGCTGCTGAAAAGAAAGCTTATTATCTATTGGAGAAGGTTGGATTGAAAGAAAAAGCAAATGCCTATCCAAATCAGTTATCTGGAGGTCAAAAACAACGTATAGCAATAGCAAGAGCATTAGCTATGGAACCTGAAGTAATGCTATTTGACGAGCCAACTTCAGCACTTGACCCAGAAATGATTAAAGAGGTACTGGATGTTATGAGAGATCTAGCTAAAGAGGGAATGACAATGCTTATAGTTACTCATGAACTTGGATTTGCCAGAAACGTTGCTAACCGTGTATTCTTTATGGATAAAGGAATTATATTAGAGGATAGTACACCAGATGAACTATTTACTAACCCTAAAAATGAAAGAACTAAAGAATTTTTAAATAAAGTGCTTAATAAATAA
- a CDS encoding GTP pyrophosphokinase family protein — MEIKDIIIEKIIDGELEKDILPLREMFVFYECAIKEITTKFEVLALDLQVHGTYNSIEGIKSRVKTLKSIFTKMKKRNLPITVESIQENLHDIAGIRVITPFVEDIYRLVTNFLNQDDITLITMKDYIKNPKKNGYRSLHLIVSIPIFLHDTKKNIKVEIQFRTIAMDAWATLEHKLMYKKNIDPEQVDAIEKELAECAALSSEFDKKMENIKHKVMP, encoded by the coding sequence ATGGAAATAAAAGATATTATTATTGAAAAAATCATAGACGGAGAACTGGAGAAAGATATTTTACCTCTACGTGAGATGTTTGTATTCTATGAATGTGCAATAAAAGAGATTACAACTAAATTTGAAGTATTGGCACTGGATCTTCAGGTCCATGGGACATATAACTCAATTGAAGGAATAAAAAGTCGTGTAAAAACTTTAAAGAGCATATTTACAAAAATGAAAAAGAGAAACCTTCCTATAACAGTGGAAAGTATCCAGGAAAATCTCCATGATATTGCAGGAATTCGTGTAATTACACCATTTGTTGAGGATATATACCGTCTTGTAACAAATTTTTTAAATCAGGATGATATTACTCTTATAACTATGAAAGATTATATCAAAAATCCTAAAAAGAATGGTTATAGAAGTTTACACTTAATTGTATCGATACCAATATTTCTACACGATACTAAAAAGAATATTAAAGTTGAAATACAATTTAGAACAATTGCCATGGACGCCTGGGCTACATTGGAACATAAATTGATGTATAAGAAAAATATAGATCCAGAACAGGTAGATGCAATTGAAAAAGAATTAGCAGAATGTGCTGCTTTATCATCAGAATTTGATAAGAAAATGGAAAATATTAAACATAAAGTAATGCCATAG
- a CDS encoding 2-phosphosulfolactate phosphatase, which produces MDRLLRDNKDVVIVCSGTDDKFSFDDALCAGEIIKRLSQEANVKCTDISLALKFIAQNSKSIFTTLKGCKHFEYLKSIGFEGDMEHCFTMDKYTIVPQYKNGCIKIK; this is translated from the coding sequence GTGGACAGATTATTAAGAGACAATAAAGATGTTGTTATTGTATGCTCTGGAACTGATGATAAGTTTTCATTTGACGATGCACTATGTGCTGGAGAGATAATTAAACGTCTATCACAGGAAGCTAATGTTAAATGTACAGATATAAGCTTAGCTCTTAAGTTTATTGCTCAGAATTCTAAAAGCATATTTACAACTTTAAAAGGATGTAAACACTTTGAATATCTTAAGTCAATAGGATTTGAAGGGGATATGGAACACTGCTTTACAATGGATAAATACACAATTGTGCCTCAATATAAAAATGGATGTATAAAAATTAAATAA
- the nagA gene encoding N-acetylglucosamine-6-phosphate deacetylase, translated as MRKAIINGDVFLGNMFYEGKALVINQDKIEDIVSQDRLDEAYPGIDKIDAGHNYVVPGFIDLQINGCGGILFNDEISIKGVETMYKTNLKYGCTSFTPTLITTTDENILKALELMEGIDKKEYGVLGLHIEGPYISVEKKGIHNEKFIRPADDKMIDRIIKSGKENVRILTLAPERTDGRVIAKLHKAGINVALGHTNGTYEELKEKESYGITLATHLFNGMSSFAHRAPGAVGTIFDSDLCAGVIVDGFHSHFSAIKSAIKIMGERLYLVTDAVSPVGTEMEYFFFEGRKVYYKNGKCFGEDGTLGGSALTMDAGVRNLVAHCGITLEEAIRMATLYPAKAIGLENEYGKLQPGCYADIVFLNKDLQVEKVIAKGKEA; from the coding sequence ATGAGAAAAGCAATCATAAATGGGGACGTTTTCTTAGGAAATATGTTTTATGAGGGAAAAGCTTTAGTTATTAATCAAGATAAAATTGAGGATATTGTTTCTCAAGATAGATTAGATGAGGCATATCCTGGAATTGACAAAATTGATGCTGGGCATAATTATGTTGTACCTGGTTTTATAGATTTACAAATAAATGGGTGTGGAGGAATCCTTTTTAATGATGAGATTTCTATTAAAGGTGTAGAAACAATGTATAAGACAAACCTTAAATATGGATGTACATCTTTTACTCCAACTCTTATAACAACAACTGATGAAAATATTCTAAAGGCATTAGAATTAATGGAAGGTATAGATAAAAAAGAATATGGGGTATTAGGATTACATATAGAAGGACCTTATATTTCAGTTGAGAAAAAAGGAATTCACAATGAAAAATTTATAAGACCTGCAGATGATAAGATGATAGATAGAATTATTAAATCAGGTAAGGAAAATGTAAGAATATTAACTCTTGCTCCTGAAAGAACAGATGGAAGAGTTATAGCTAAACTGCATAAAGCAGGAATAAACGTAGCATTAGGACATACTAATGGAACTTATGAAGAGTTAAAAGAAAAAGAAAGCTATGGAATAACACTTGCAACTCACCTATTTAACGGAATGTCTTCATTTGCTCATAGAGCACCAGGTGCAGTAGGAACTATATTTGATAGTGATCTTTGTGCAGGAGTAATTGTTGATGGTTTCCACTCTCATTTCTCTGCAATAAAATCAGCTATTAAAATAATGGGAGAGAGATTGTATTTAGTTACAGATGCTGTATCTCCTGTTGGAACAGAGATGGAATACTTCTTCTTTGAAGGAAGAAAGGTTTATTATAAAAATGGTAAATGCTTTGGAGAAGATGGAACATTAGGTGGTTCTGCACTTACTATGGATGCAGGAGTAAGAAATCTTGTTGCTCACTGTGGAATTACTTTAGAAGAAGCAATTAGAATGGCAACTTTATATCCAGCAAAAGCAATAGGACTTGAAAATGAATATGGAAAATTACAACCAGGATGTTATGCTGACATTGTATTTTTAAATAAAGATTTACAAGTTGAAAAAGTTATTGCAAAAGGAAAAGAGGCTTAA
- a CDS encoding pyridoxal phosphate-dependent aminotransferase: MNISKRALEMNFSPIRKLIPLADEAEKKGVKVYKLNIGQPNIVTPDSFFEGLHNYKEKIVTYSDSKGILKLRESFVKSYQKSGIDINVDDILITQGGSEAIFFILMCICNEGDEVLVPEPFYSNYSSFSMFSGATVKAIPTSIENNFHLPSKEEIEKYITPKTRAIMFSNPVNPTGTVYTEDEIHMIGEIAKEHDLYIIADEVYRQFVYDDTPYTSVMKMSDIADRVILVDSISKHYSACGARIGLIASKNHELMNYILKFCQARLCVSTIEQHAAANLINTMDSYLEDVKLKYKSRRDLLYGYLKRIPGVVCSKPQGAFYIFAKLPVDNVEKFAKWLLTDYSYEGKTILIAPGPGFYYTEGKGMQEARFSFCTNIDDIENAMIVLRRALEEYNSK; the protein is encoded by the coding sequence ATGAATATATCAAAAAGAGCATTAGAAATGAACTTTTCTCCAATAAGAAAGTTAATTCCTCTTGCAGATGAGGCTGAAAAAAAAGGAGTAAAGGTTTATAAACTAAATATTGGACAACCTAATATAGTAACACCAGACTCATTTTTTGAAGGTCTTCATAACTATAAAGAAAAAATAGTAACTTATTCAGATTCAAAAGGAATTTTAAAACTTAGGGAAAGTTTTGTAAAAAGTTATCAAAAAAGTGGCATAGATATCAATGTTGATGATATCTTAATTACACAAGGTGGAAGTGAAGCAATATTTTTCATTTTAATGTGTATTTGTAACGAGGGAGATGAGGTATTAGTACCAGAACCTTTCTACTCAAACTACTCAAGTTTTTCTATGTTTTCAGGAGCTACTGTTAAAGCAATTCCTACTTCAATAGAAAATAATTTCCATCTGCCATCAAAAGAGGAGATTGAAAAATATATAACTCCTAAGACAAGAGCTATAATGTTTTCAAATCCAGTTAACCCAACTGGAACTGTATATACAGAAGATGAAATCCACATGATAGGTGAGATTGCAAAAGAACATGATCTGTATATAATTGCAGATGAGGTATATAGGCAATTTGTTTATGATGATACTCCTTATACTTCAGTCATGAAGATGTCAGATATAGCTGATAGAGTAATTTTAGTAGATAGTATATCTAAACACTATAGTGCATGTGGTGCAAGAATTGGTCTAATTGCAAGTAAAAATCATGAACTCATGAATTATATCTTAAAGTTCTGCCAGGCAAGACTATGTGTATCTACAATAGAACAACACGCTGCTGCAAATCTTATCAATACTATGGATAGCTATTTAGAAGATGTTAAACTGAAATATAAAAGCAGAAGGGATCTATTATATGGATATTTAAAAAGAATACCAGGAGTAGTTTGCTCTAAACCTCAAGGTGCTTTCTATATATTTGCAAAACTTCCAGTTGATAATGTGGAAAAATTTGCTAAATGGCTGTTAACTGATTACTCTTATGAAGGAAAGACAATACTTATTGCACCTGGACCTGGATTTTATTATACAGAGGGTAAAGGAATGCAAGAAGCAAGATTTTCTTTCTGCACAAATATAGATGACATAGAAAATGCAATGATAGTGTTAAGAAGAGCATTAGAAGAGTATAACAGCAAATAA
- a CDS encoding DeoR family transcriptional regulator, with translation MLIDQMEGVKTSELVEIFEVSLESIRRDFDALKKELKLLTK, from the coding sequence ATGTTAATAGACCAAATGGAAGGTGTTAAAACTTCAGAACTTGTAGAAATATTTGAAGTGTCATTAGAGTCAATTAGAAGAGATTTTGATGCTTTAAAAAAGGAATTGAAATTATTAACTAAATAG
- a CDS encoding 2-phosphosulfolactate phosphatase, whose translation MIVDVIETAGSIDTEVIKGKTVVIIDVLRATSVMTTALANGVKGIYPYKDIESVIENSKKDSNPLLCGERKGLKIDGFDCGNSPLEYPSEKVAGRYMYMTTSNGTRAIEKCAETADTIYI comes from the coding sequence ATGATAGTAGATGTAATTGAAACAGCTGGAAGCATAGACACAGAAGTAATTAAAGGTAAAACTGTAGTTATTATTGATGTGCTTAGAGCTACAAGTGTTATGACAACAGCACTTGCAAATGGTGTAAAGGGGATATATCCTTATAAAGATATAGAAAGTGTAATAGAAAATTCAAAAAAGGATTCAAATCCACTTCTTTGTGGTGAAAGAAAAGGACTGAAAATTGATGGATTTGACTGTGGGAACTCCCCACTTGAATACCCATCAGAAAAGGTTGCTGGAAGATATATGTATATGACTACAAGTAACGGTACAAGAGCTATTGAAAAATGTGCTGAAACTGCAGATACTATATATATATAG